From the Selenomonas timonae genome, one window contains:
- a CDS encoding HD-GYP domain-containing protein, whose product MLKAFAVRSLLPEMLIGRTVYEGETEVVLVEGGTVLDRATINLLKEKGIASVYVDEDSILAAVEKEKAAKAEPVEETVTPERDAKLDDKYAEDYRYVYGEMEKLFQEAAVTGRLNMDILQPVMASGRLRDLYKEGATAVSMIYTMNQDGDYNIHHCVHLAILSGLMAKWMGLVGMDRQNLVLAGLFLDIGKQFIEKDLLEKKGRLTEEEFDILKNHVVDSFKLLEGSDLSGRTDLMNGVIQHHERNDGSGYPSGLEADQISTFGKVLAVLDSYDAMASSRTYAEKRSPFEVFKILYADVLDGKLDSEYAVLFMRKLNAALNGCWLRLSDGTAGRIVYIDESRVTAMPVVQLTDGGFIDLNTVKDLTVVEIMTAAEVSKL is encoded by the coding sequence ATGTTAAAAGCGTTTGCTGTTCGGAGCCTCCTGCCGGAAATGCTCATTGGGCGCACGGTCTACGAAGGCGAGACGGAGGTCGTTCTGGTTGAGGGCGGTACAGTTCTGGATCGTGCCACGATCAACCTGCTCAAGGAGAAGGGGATCGCGTCCGTCTATGTCGATGAGGACAGCATTCTCGCCGCCGTAGAGAAGGAAAAGGCGGCCAAGGCAGAGCCTGTTGAGGAGACTGTGACGCCTGAGCGGGACGCAAAGCTCGACGATAAATACGCCGAGGACTACCGCTATGTATACGGCGAGATGGAAAAGCTTTTCCAGGAGGCTGCCGTTACGGGGCGGCTCAACATGGATATCCTGCAGCCTGTCATGGCGAGCGGACGCCTGCGCGACCTTTACAAGGAGGGCGCAACGGCGGTCTCCATGATCTACACAATGAATCAGGATGGGGATTACAACATACACCACTGCGTACATCTCGCGATTCTCAGCGGACTGATGGCAAAGTGGATGGGGCTTGTGGGCATGGATCGTCAGAACCTTGTGCTTGCGGGACTCTTCCTCGACATCGGCAAGCAGTTCATAGAAAAGGATCTGCTCGAGAAGAAGGGGCGTCTCACGGAGGAGGAGTTCGACATCCTCAAGAACCACGTGGTTGACAGCTTCAAGCTTCTCGAGGGCAGCGATCTCTCCGGCCGCACGGATCTCATGAATGGAGTCATTCAGCATCACGAGCGCAATGACGGCTCCGGCTATCCGTCCGGACTCGAGGCGGATCAGATCTCAACGTTCGGCAAGGTGCTTGCTGTGCTCGACAGCTATGACGCGATGGCGTCCAGCCGCACCTATGCGGAGAAGCGCTCGCCGTTCGAGGTGTTCAAGATCCTCTATGCCGACGTTCTGGATGGGAAACTCGACTCCGAGTACGCCGTGCTCTTCATGCGCAAGCTCAACGCCGCGCTCAACGGCTGCTGGCTGCGCCTCTCGGACGGCACGGCAGGGCGCATTGTCTACATCGATGAGTCGCGTGTTACGGCAATGCCCGTTGTGCAGCTCACGGACGGCGGCTTCATCGACCTCAATACGGTGAAGGATCTCACCGTTGTCGAGATCATGACGGCAGCAGAGGTCAGCAAACTCTAA